A single Triticum dicoccoides isolate Atlit2015 ecotype Zavitan chromosome 2A, WEW_v2.0, whole genome shotgun sequence DNA region contains:
- the LOC119352656 gene encoding 5-epiaristolochene 1,3-dihydroxylase-like, with product MEVTISSISFVSLALVLLLWFFHPKPNKHLRPPGPWTLPIISSLHHVFGILPHRIMAELSRRHGPLMFLKLGEVPTVVVSSAEMAEVVMKSKDLMFASRPRSVTLDVIGYGSGIGIIFAPYGDRWHQARKVCTMELLSVKQVKRMEGIRSEEVSNLLSSITTSIGTTVNLTEKLSALMNDVIARAVFGGKCAQQGEYLRELEKVTALVGGFSLVDLFPSSQLVRLLSSGERQMRRSYGRIQRIISDIIEQRKEMRAAVSSNDEEDLLDVLLRLHKEDSLPYALTLEAIGVIIFDLFAGGTETSGITLEWAMSELLKNPENMRKVQLEVRQVVGGQQSVINNNDLHDLHYMRMVIKEVLRLHPPAPLLPRRAREDCEIMGYKIPEGTNVQVNIFAICRDCRYWDAPEAFEPERFKEISIDHKGTHFEFTPFGAGRRQCPGMLFGTSTVEIALANLLHHFDWVIPDGPNPGSLDMSEKFGINVRRKFDLELRAIPYVHSKAA from the exons ATGGAGGTAACAATTTCAAGCATTTCTTTCGTTTCCCTAGCCCTAGTACTCCTCCTTTGGTTTTTTCATCCCAAGCCCAACAAGCATTTGCGGCCTCCCGGGCCATGGACCCTACCGATCATCAGCAGCCTCCACCACGTATTCGGCATCCTCCCACACCGCATCATGGCGGAGCTATCTCGCCGGCACGGCCCACTGATGTTCCTCAAACTCGGCGAGGTGCCCACCGTGGTGGTCTCGAGCGCGGAGATGGCGGAGGTGGTGATGAAGAGCAAGGACCTCATGTTCGCCTCGCGGCCGCGCAGCGTGACACTGGACGTCATAGGTTATGGCAGCGGCATAGGCATCATCTTTGCCCCCTATGGCGACCGCTGGCACCAGGCCCGCAAGGTCTGCACCATGGAGCTCCTGAGCGTGAAGCAG GTGAAGCGTATGGAAGGcatcaggtccgaggaggtcagcaACCTCCTTAGTTCCATCACCACCTCGATTGGCACAACTGTCAACCTCACGGAGAAGTTGTCGGCACTGATGAACGATGTCATTGCGCGGGCGGTGTTCGGAGGCAAGTGCGCACAGCAAGGCGAGTACCTCCGGGAATTGGAAAAGGTCACCGCATTGGTGGGAGGCTTCTCGCTCGTAGACCTATTCCCGTCGTCGCAGCTGGTGCGGCTGCTGAGCTCCGGGGAGCGACAGATGAGGAGGAGCTATGGACGAATCCAGCGCATCATCTCCGACATCATTGAGCAACGCAAGGAGATGCGCGCTGCAGTCAGCTCCAACGACGAGGAGGACTTGCTGGACGTGCTGCTCAGGCTGCACAAGGAGGACTCCTTGCCATATGCTCTAACTTTAGAGGCAATAGGCGTCATCATATTT GACTTGTTCGCGGGTGGCACCGAGACCTCTGGAATAACATTGGAGTGGGCTATGTCAGAGCTCTTGAAAAATCCCGAAAATATGAGAAAGGTGCAACTAGAGGTTCGACAAGTGGTAGGTGGGCAACAATCTGTCATAAATAACAATGACCTTCATGACCTCCACTACATGAGAATGGTGATCAAGGAGGTCTTGAGGTTGCATCCTCCCGCTCCTCTACTCCCCCGAAGGGCAAGAGAAGACTGTGAAATCATGGGATATAAAATTCCTGAGGGCACCAATGTACAAGTTAATATATTCGCGATTTGTCGGGATTGCAGATATTGGGATGCCCCTGAAGCATTTGAGCCAGAGAGGTTCAAAGAGATAAGCATAGATCACAAGGGGACACATTTTGAGTTCACACCTTTCGGGGCTGGGAGACGGCAGTGTCCTGGAATGTTGTTCGGCACATCAACCGTGGAGATCGCATTAGCAAACCTTCTGCACCATTTTGACTGGGTGATCCCTGATGGGCCTAATCCGGGGTCGTTGGACATGTCTGAGAAGTTCGGGATCAATGTACGTAGAAAGTTTGATTTAGAGCTTAGAGCAATCCCATATGTGCACTCCAAAGCTGCGTAG